From a single Glycine soja cultivar W05 chromosome 19, ASM419377v2, whole genome shotgun sequence genomic region:
- the LOC114400509 gene encoding cytochrome P450 78A3 — MTSHIDDNLWIIALTSKCTQENLAWVLLIMGSLWLTMTFYYWSHPGGPAWGKYYTYSPPLSIIPGPKGFPLIGSMGLMISLAHHRIAAAAATCRAKRLMAFSLGDTRVIVTCHPDVAKEILNSSVFADRPVKESAYSLMFNRAIGFASYGVYWRSLRRIASNHFFCPRQIKASELQRSQIAAQMVHILNNKRHRSLRVRQVLKKASLSNMMCSVFGQEYKLHDPNSGMEDLGILVDQGYDLLGLFNWADHLPFLAHFDAQNIRFRCSNLVPMVNRFVGTIIAEHRASKTETNRDFVDVLLSLPEPDQLSDSDMIAVLWEMIFRGTDTVAVLIEWILARMALHPHVQSKVQEELDAVVGKARAVAEDDVAVMTYLPAVVKEVLRLHPPGPLLSWARLSINDTTIDGYHVPAGTTAMVNMWAICRDPHVWKDPLEFMPERFVTAGGDAEFSILGSDPRLAPFGSGRRACPGKTLGWATVNFWVASLLHEFEWVPSDEKGVDLTEVLKLSSEMANPLTVKVRPRRG, encoded by the exons ATGACAAGCCACATTGACGACAACCTCTGGATAATAGCCCTGACCTCGAAATGCACCCAAGAAAACCTTGCATGGGTCCTTTTGATCATGGGCTCACTCTGGTTAACCATGACTTTCTATTACTGGTCACACCCCGGTGGTCCTGCCTGGGGCAAGTACTACACCTACTCTCCCCCCCTTTCAATCATTCCCGGTCCCAAAGGCTTCCCTCTTATTGGAAGCATGGGCCTCATGATTTCCCTGGCCCATCACCGTATCGCAGCCGCGGCCGCCACATGCAGAGCCAAGCGCCTCATGGCCTTTAGTCTCGGCGACACACGTGTCATCGTCACGTGCCACCCCGACGTGGCCAAGGAGATTCTCAACAGCTCCGTCTTCGCCGATCGTCCCGTCAAAGAATCCGCATACAGCCTCATGTTTAACCGCGCCATCGGCTTCGCCTCTTACGGAGTTTACTGGCGAAGCCTCAGGAGAATCGCCTCTAATCACTTCTTCTGCCCCCGCCAGATAAAAGCCTCTGAGCTCCAACGCTCTCAAATCGCCGCCCAAATGGTTCACATCCTAAATAACAAGCGCCACCGCAGCTTACGTGTTCGCCAAGTGCTGAAAAAGGCTTCGCTCAGTAACATGATGTGCTCCGTGTTTGGACAAGAGTATAAGCTGCACGACCCAAACAGCGGAATGGAAGACCTTGGAATATTAGTGGACCAAGGTTATGACCTGTTGGGCCTGTTTAATTGGGCCGACCACCTTCCTTTTCTTGCACATTTCGACGCCCAAAATATCCGGTTCAGGTGCTCCAACCTCGTCCCCATGGTGAACCGTTTCGTCGGCACAATCATCGCTGAACACCGAGCTAGTAAAACCGAAACCAATCGTGATTTTGTTGACGTCTTGCTCTCTCTCCCGGAACCTGATCAATTATCAGACTCCGACATGATCGCTGTACTTTGG gAAATGATATTCAGAGGAACGGACACGGTAGCGGTTTTGATAGAGTGGATACTCGCGAGGATGGCGCTTCATCCTCATGTGCAGTCCAAAGTTCAAGAGGAGCTAGATGCAGTTGTCGGAAAAGCACGCGCCGTCGCAGAGGATGACGTGGCAGTGATGACGTACCTACCAGCGGTGGTGAAGGAGGTGCTGCGGCTGCACCCGCCGGGCCCACTTCTATCATGGGCCCGCTTGTCCATCAATGATACGACCATTGATGGGTATCACGTACCTGCGGGGACCACTGCTATGGTCAACATGTGGGCTATTTGCAGGGACCCACACGTGTGGAAGGACCCACTCGAATTTATGCCCGAGAGGTTTGTCACTGCGGGTGGAGATGCCGAATTTTCGATACTCGGGTCGGATCCAAGACTTGCTCCATTTGGGTCGGGTAGGAGAGCGTGCCCAGGGAAGACTCTTGGATGGGCTACGGTGAACTTTTGGGTGGCGTCGCTCTTGCATGAGTTCGAATGGGTACCGTCTGATGAGAAGGGTGTTGATCTGACGGAGGTGCTGAAGCTCTCTAGTGAAATGGCTAACCCTCTCACCGTCAAAGTGCGCCCCAGGCGTGGATAA
- the LOC114400313 gene encoding cytochrome b5-like, whose protein sequence is MASNPKTLTFEEVAKHNNKKDCWIIINGKVYDITPFLDEHPGGDEVLLTSTGKDATIDFEDVGHSDSAIEMMEKYFIGKVDTSTLPPKVSHSLPQPTQTHGAGNQSSGFVVKILQFLLPLLILGLAFALQYYGQKKHASTS, encoded by the exons ATGGCCTCAAATCCCAAAACTTTGACCTTTGAGGAGGTAGCTAAGCACAACAACAAAAAGGATTGCTGGATTATTATCAATGGAAAG GTGTATGATATCACACCATTTTTGGATGAGCATCCAGGAGGTGATGAAGTTTTGCTGACGTCAACAG GGAAGGATGCCACCATTGATTTTGAAGATGTGGGCCACAGTGATTCTGCTATAGAAATGATGGAAAAATACTTCATTGGGAAGGTTGACACTTCCACTCTTCCACCCAAAGTTAGCCATAGTCTGCCACAACCTACACAAACACATGGCGCTGGCAATCAATCTTCTGGATTTGTTGTAAAGATCTTGCAATTCCTGTTGCCATTGTTGATACTGGGCCTCGCATTTGCCCTGCAGTATTATGGCCAAAAGAAGCATGCTAGCACCTCATGA
- the LOC114400529 gene encoding uncharacterized protein LOC114400529 produces MAATLTLLKLPILPNKPLLPRPSTSKLVPFPSIYSKLNIPKDSNPQNLPFLDQNIDALKPVFLSLSAISFPLLLETKDALAVGGEFGILEGRSFALIHPIVMGSFFLYTLWAGYLGWQWRRVRTIQNDINELKKQVKPNPVTPDGKPVEEAAPSPVELQIQQLTEERKELIKGSYKDRHFNAGSILLGFGVLESVGGGVNTWFRTGKLFPGPHLFAGAAITALWALAAALVPSMQKGNETARNLHIALNAVNVLLFVWQIPTGIDIVFKVFEFTTWP; encoded by the exons ATGGCCGCCACACTCACTCTTCTAAAGCTTCCAATTCTTCCTAACAAGCCATTACTGCCACGCCCATCAACCTCAAAACTTGTTCCATTTCCTTCCATCTATTCAAAGTTAAATATCCCAAAAGATTCTAACCCACAAAATTTACCCTTCTTAGATCAAAACATCGATGCTCTCAAGCCtgtctttctttccctctcagCAATCTCTTTTCCATTGTTATTAGAAACCAAG GATGCTCTTGCTGTTGGAGGAGAGTTTGGGATATTGGAAGGAAGATCATTTGCTCTCATACACCCCATTGTGATGGGTTCTTTTTTCTTGTATACCTTGTGGGCAGGGTATTTGGGGTGGCAATGGCGGCGAGTTAGGACAATCCAGAATGATATTAATGAACTCAAGAAACAAGTCAAACCTAACCCAGTCACCCCAGATGGCAAACCAGTGGAAGAAGCAGCACCATCACCAGTTGAACTCCAAATACAGCAACTCACTGAG GAAAGAAAAGAGCTGATAAAAGGTTCCTATAAGGATAGACACTTCAATGCAGGATCCATACTTCTAGGATTTGGGGTGCTTGAGTCAGTTGGTGGAGGAGTGAACACATGGTTTAGGACAGGAAAGCTTTTTCCCGGTCCACATTTATTTGCGGGAGCAG CTATTACTGCTTTATGGGCACTGGCAGCAGCCCTGGTACCATCAATGCAAAAAGGAAATGAAACAGCCAGAAATCTTCACATCGCGCTGAATGCAGTAAACGTTCTGCTCTTTGTGTGGCAGATTCCCACTGGAATTGACATTGTGTTCAAGGTGTTTGAGTTCACAACATGGCCTTGA
- the LOC114398925 gene encoding putative uncharacterized protein DDB_G0290521, which produces MANPPPVRPWFRLASIRSTPAPAPAPAQESRTTLGLPAFRTASAPSSPQTQPTQVQEHSQPNRFSSSSSSSLPTSLVHNATLSTSPPEKHTRVPVSSPTHSPKIIKQSDPSPMHSPNNNRTTASPPSPLTLPPSQLMAEPNIPQQPDPKTVLVQKTIDRPKPWLTGATGSHKNHGKHVTVKESESKEKGIHRKLSQSEESGMRVITIAGENRGAYMELIQSPKKHDPKYLHKKGNSNINVDGVESAEEGNVNKNQKGRTSSSFPMAAYMNSNVQCVNNSLLYHTSCSHHNPGVRLSLSKKPFGEGFHLKEHADGHNT; this is translated from the coding sequence ATGGCTAACCCACCCCCAGTTCGTCCATGGTTCCGCTTAGCCTCTATTCGCTCTACCCCTGCCCCTGCCCCTGCCCCTGCCCAAGAGTCTCGCACTACTTTGGGTCTGCCCGCATTTAGAACCGCTTCAGCACCATCATCACCACAGACTCAGCCAACTCAGGTTCAAGAACATTCTCAACCTAACagattctcttcttcttcttcttcttcactcccAACTTCACTTGTCCACAATGCCACACTTTCAACATCTCCCCCAGAGAAGCACACCCGTGTGCCCGTGTCAAGTCCCACTCACtctccaaaaataataaaacaatctGACCCTAGCCCAATGCACTCACCAAACAATAACAGAACCACCGCATCTCCACCCTCTCCCCTCACCCTCCCACCTTCCCAGTTGATGGCCGAGCCCAATATACCCCAACAGCCCGATCCCAAGACCGTGCTAGTCCAGAAAACCATTGACAGGCCCAAGCCCTGGCTCACTGGCGCCACTGGATCCCATAAAAACCACGGAAAACACGTCACCGTCAAAGAGAGTGAATCCAAGGAGAAGGGTATTCACAGAAAGCTTTCGCAGTCTGAGGAGTCTGGTATGAGAGTCATAACCATTGCAGGGGAAAACAGAGGAGCGTACATGGAACTCATCCAGTCCCCGAAGAAACACGATCCAAAGTATCTTCacaagaaaggaaattccaacATCAACGTGGACGGGGTTGAATCCGCTGAAGAAGGGAATGTGAACAAGAATCAGAAAGGTAGAACTTCTTCTTCGTTTCCCATGGCTGCGTACATGAACAGCAATGTGCAGTGTGTGAACAACTCGCTGCTGTACCACACTTCTTGCTCCCATCACAACCCCGGTGTGCGCCTCTCTCTTTCCAAGAAACCATTCGGGGAAGGTTTCCATCTCAAGGAACACGCTGATGGTCACAACACTTGA